The Gemmata palustris genome includes a region encoding these proteins:
- a CDS encoding DUF362 domain-containing protein yields MSSSHALLTRLAGLANPDGGYGYHAGKASHPEPTCLALLALATARDPFAQPIANGLADLERNHQPDGGYRLADGRPEAAWPTPIALFTRITLGAPPQEMKPTIDRVLATESRTVTKDPEANDIANDIDVSLLGWPWAAANFGWVEPTSWACLALRAAGLEAHARVQQGLKLLLDRAFDSGGANYGNRVVLGTSTEPIPGPTAVLLLAVQGAVDHPRVDAAVGYLRMHAAKATDLEHLAWARIALGVHDSDTATREMFPELDQKILELASDPTTSPHRLALAALALAETNPMRLRFGAHAAPAPGTPAHVAGSSTAPAPGLFAKIASKFRGAMAAGISKLKPLPITSAVHIARAPSYDAPLAEILAAQFAHFRQALPLAGKRVVLKPNLVEYRPDRVINTDPRVVDAVITLCKQEGAAEVIVAEGPGHWRNVHFLVRESGLGAVLDKHGVRFVDINHDEPVKVLNLGRLTRLDHLYMSRTILNAEVLISLPKLKTHHWAGVTLSLKNLFGTLPGICYGWPKNELHWRGIPQSIVDISCTHPANLSIVDGITGMEGDGPLHGTAKHVGALIMGTDPVAVDSTCARLMGLPPERIPTLVYAAAKRIGRIVEAEIPQLGEPITAVATKFELPPLVERELFPAPKQTA; encoded by the coding sequence GTGTCTTCTTCGCACGCACTGCTCACGCGCCTCGCTGGCCTCGCCAACCCGGACGGCGGGTACGGGTACCACGCCGGCAAAGCCAGCCACCCGGAACCGACGTGCCTGGCGCTCCTGGCGCTCGCGACCGCGCGCGACCCGTTCGCCCAGCCGATCGCGAACGGACTCGCGGACCTGGAGCGCAACCACCAGCCCGACGGCGGGTACCGGCTCGCCGACGGCCGACCGGAAGCCGCCTGGCCCACACCCATCGCGCTCTTTACGCGAATCACCCTCGGCGCGCCCCCCCAGGAAATGAAGCCGACGATCGACCGCGTTCTGGCGACCGAGAGCCGCACGGTCACGAAAGATCCCGAAGCGAACGACATCGCGAACGACATCGACGTGTCGCTCCTCGGCTGGCCGTGGGCCGCGGCGAACTTCGGGTGGGTGGAGCCGACCTCGTGGGCGTGCCTCGCGCTCCGCGCCGCGGGCCTGGAGGCCCACGCGCGGGTCCAACAGGGGCTGAAACTGCTCCTCGACCGCGCGTTCGATAGCGGCGGCGCGAACTACGGCAACCGCGTGGTGCTGGGCACGTCGACCGAGCCGATCCCCGGGCCGACCGCGGTGCTGTTGCTCGCGGTGCAGGGGGCCGTCGACCACCCGCGCGTCGATGCCGCGGTGGGGTATTTGCGGATGCACGCGGCGAAGGCGACCGACCTCGAACACCTCGCCTGGGCTCGGATCGCGCTGGGCGTTCATGACTCCGACACCGCGACCCGTGAGATGTTCCCGGAACTCGATCAGAAGATTCTCGAACTCGCGAGTGACCCGACCACGAGCCCGCACCGACTCGCGCTCGCGGCCCTCGCACTCGCGGAAACCAACCCGATGCGCCTGCGGTTCGGCGCCCACGCCGCGCCCGCGCCCGGCACCCCGGCACACGTCGCCGGCAGTTCGACCGCCCCCGCCCCCGGGCTGTTCGCCAAGATCGCGTCGAAATTTCGCGGGGCGATGGCCGCGGGCATCTCGAAACTGAAACCGCTGCCGATCACGTCGGCGGTTCACATCGCCCGCGCGCCGAGTTATGATGCGCCGCTCGCAGAAATTCTCGCGGCGCAGTTCGCGCACTTTCGTCAGGCGCTCCCGCTGGCGGGGAAGCGCGTCGTGCTGAAGCCGAACCTCGTGGAGTACCGGCCGGACCGGGTGATTAACACCGACCCGCGGGTCGTGGACGCGGTCATCACACTGTGCAAGCAAGAGGGCGCGGCGGAGGTCATCGTCGCGGAGGGGCCGGGGCATTGGCGGAACGTCCACTTTCTCGTTCGCGAGAGCGGGCTCGGCGCGGTGCTCGATAAGCACGGCGTCCGGTTCGTGGACATCAACCACGACGAGCCGGTGAAGGTGCTGAACCTGGGCCGGCTCACGCGCCTCGACCACCTCTACATGTCGCGCACCATTCTCAACGCCGAAGTGCTGATCTCGCTCCCGAAGCTGAAGACGCACCACTGGGCCGGTGTCACGCTCTCGCTGAAGAACCTGTTCGGCACGCTCCCGGGGATCTGCTACGGGTGGCCGAAGAACGAGCTGCACTGGCGCGGCATCCCTCAGAGCATCGTGGACATCAGTTGTACGCACCCGGCGAACCTGTCCATCGTGGACGGCATCACCGGCATGGAGGGCGACGGCCCGCTGCACGGCACCGCCAAGCACGTCGGCGCGCTCATCATGGGCACGGACCCGGTCGCGGTCGACTCGACGTGCGCGCGGCTCATGGGGCTTCCGCCGGAGCGCATTCCCACGCTCGTCTACGCGGCGGCGAAGCGGATCGGGCGGATCGTGGAAGCCGAAATTCCGCAGCTCGGCGAACCGATCACCGCGGTCGCGACGAAGTTCGAGTTACCGCCACTCGTGGAGCGCGAGTTATTTCCCGCTCCGAAGCAAACCGCGTGA
- the larC gene encoding nickel pincer cofactor biosynthesis protein LarC yields the protein MRVAHFDCFSGISGDMVLGAVIDAGVPVDAIRAALDSLDLPIKLEVERVKRCGFAATKATIEAADQEDYRFLPDVEAILAKGALTPKQRELATAIFRKVAVAESVAHGMPLERVHFHEVGALDSIADIVGAAVGLDLLGVEKFTSSPVPTGSGTVKCAHGIMPVPTPGTAELLKGVPLAPSTIKTELTTPTGAAILTTVVTEYTATPVMTIERIGYGSGTKDFIEQPNLLRLMVGTANTAPERERAETDTVAVLETNLDDISPEVIGFCTERLFACGALDVFTMPIQMKKGRPGVLLSVICAPDKVNELETILFRETGTFGVRRTTATRAKLQREAVTVETTWGPVKAKRGWRTDGFTVLTPEYEDCARIAREHNVPLREVFAAVARA from the coding sequence GTGCGCGTTGCTCATTTCGATTGTTTCAGCGGGATCAGCGGGGACATGGTTCTCGGTGCGGTGATCGATGCCGGCGTGCCGGTCGATGCGATCCGCGCCGCGCTCGATTCGCTCGATTTGCCCATTAAACTCGAAGTCGAACGGGTGAAGCGGTGCGGGTTCGCCGCGACGAAAGCGACCATCGAGGCCGCGGACCAGGAAGATTACCGCTTCCTGCCGGACGTGGAGGCGATTCTGGCGAAGGGCGCTCTCACGCCCAAACAGCGCGAACTCGCCACGGCCATCTTCCGCAAAGTGGCGGTGGCCGAATCGGTCGCCCACGGGATGCCGCTCGAACGGGTCCACTTTCACGAGGTCGGCGCGCTCGACAGCATCGCGGACATTGTCGGCGCGGCGGTCGGTCTGGACCTGCTCGGCGTCGAGAAATTCACGAGTTCGCCGGTTCCGACCGGGAGCGGGACGGTTAAATGTGCCCACGGCATCATGCCGGTTCCGACGCCCGGTACCGCGGAACTGCTCAAAGGCGTGCCGCTCGCGCCGTCCACCATCAAAACGGAACTCACGACCCCCACTGGCGCCGCGATTCTGACCACCGTTGTCACGGAGTACACCGCGACGCCTGTGATGACCATTGAGCGCATCGGCTACGGGTCCGGCACGAAGGATTTCATCGAGCAGCCGAACCTTCTGCGCCTGATGGTGGGAACGGCAAACACGGCGCCCGAACGGGAACGGGCCGAAACCGATACCGTCGCGGTACTGGAAACGAATCTCGATGACATTTCGCCGGAAGTGATCGGCTTCTGCACCGAGCGGCTCTTCGCGTGCGGGGCGCTCGACGTGTTCACAATGCCGATTCAGATGAAGAAGGGCCGACCCGGGGTGCTTTTGAGCGTGATCTGCGCGCCCGACAAGGTGAACGAACTCGAAACAATTCTCTTTCGCGAAACGGGCACGTTCGGTGTTCGCCGAACAACCGCGACGCGGGCGAAGTTGCAGCGCGAAGCGGTCACCGTGGAAACGACGTGGGGACCGGTGAAGGCCAAGCGCGGGTGGCGCACGGACGGCTTCACGGTGCTCACGCCCGAATACGAGGACTGTGCCCGTATCGCACGGGAGCACAACGTCCCCCTGCGCGAGGTATTCGCGGCCGTGGCACGGGCGTGA